Proteins encoded within one genomic window of Theobroma cacao cultivar B97-61/B2 chromosome 7, Criollo_cocoa_genome_V2, whole genome shotgun sequence:
- the LOC18594037 gene encoding uncharacterized protein LOC18594037 isoform X2 has translation MEATFLAKRTLFNIPKFLPQSPPGIQSTRRVTRACLSTAYERAEGSNAVVEEEGSSDITDAPRDYIRDGKYEAKRFPPEKAGRRAARQASRRIVPKMELKGPWRWQNMWEIRLRRPWMELGKQLKIPHKV, from the exons ATGGAAGCAACATTTTTGGCTAAGAGAACTCTCTTCAACATCCCAAAGTTCTTGCCTCAAAGCCCTCCTGGAATCCAATCTACCAGAAGAGTTACCAGGGCTTGCTTATCCACTGCTTATGAGCGTGCCGAA GGAAGCAACGCAGTAGTAGAAGAAGAAGGGTCATCAGATATAACAGATGCACCAAGAGATTACATAAGAGACGGCAAGTACGAAGCCAAACGGTTTCCACCGGAGAAGGCAGGCCGCCGGGCAGCAAGACAAGCTTCGCGGCGGATAGTGCCGAAGATGGAATTAAAAGGGCCGTGGAGATGGCAGAATATGTGGGAGATACGGCTAAGAAGACCCTGGATGGAGCTTGGGAAGCAGCTAAAGATACCGCACAAGGTATAA
- the LOC18594037 gene encoding uncharacterized protein LOC18594037 isoform X1 — translation MEATFLAKRTLFNIPKFLPQSPPGIQSTRRVTRACLSTAYERAEQRSSRRRRVIRYNRCTKRLHKRRQVRSQTVSTGEGRPPGSKTSFAADSAEDGIKRAVEMAEYVGDTAKKTLDGAWEAAKDTAQGIKERVTENDDDNEEDVAVDEIRKADQIVDTQEYRSVDELRAKTGGYDKAH, via the exons ATGGAAGCAACATTTTTGGCTAAGAGAACTCTCTTCAACATCCCAAAGTTCTTGCCTCAAAGCCCTCCTGGAATCCAATCTACCAGAAGAGTTACCAGGGCTTGCTTATCCACTGCTTATGAGCGTGCCGAA CAACGCAGTAGTAGAAGAAGAAGGGTCATCAGATATAACAGATGCACCAAGAGATTACATAAGAGACGGCAAGTACGAAGCCAAACGGTTTCCACCGGAGAAGGCAGGCCGCCGGGCAGCAAGACAAGCTTCGCGGCGGATAGTGCCGAAGATGGAATTAAAAGGGCCGTGGAGATGGCAGAATATGTGGGAGATACGGCTAAGAAGACCCTGGATGGAGCTTGGGAAGCAGCTAAAGATACCGCACAAGGTATAAAAGAAAGGGTGACTGAAAACGATGATGATAATGAAGAGGATGTTGCAGTTGACGAGATTAGGAAAGCTGATCAGATTGTTGACACACAAGAATATAGGAGTGTTGATGAATTGAGGGCCAAAACTGGAGGGTATGATAAGGCACATTGA